A genomic segment from Nicotiana sylvestris chromosome 1, ASM39365v2, whole genome shotgun sequence encodes:
- the LOC104213900 gene encoding basic blue protein-like: MSGGNRATIIAASVMLCVLLQTSISSAATFPAGGANGWGFNMNGWPNGQTFKVGDVIEFKYMAGMHNVVKVSKAGFDACDGTGGQVFSSGDDKVTLVQETQYFICTIGPHCSNGVKAAVTAN, from the exons ATGTCAGGAGGAAACAGAGCCACAATTATCGCCGCATCTGTGATGCTATGCGTCTTACTTCAAACCAGCATTTCAAGTGCAGCTACATTTCCTGCTGGTGGCGCTAATGGTTGGGGTTTCAACATGAATGGTTGGCCTAATGGCCAGACTTTCAAGGTTGGCGATGTCATTG AATTTAAATACATGGCTGGGATGCACAACGTTGTGAAAGTGAGCAAGGCAGGGTTTGACGCTTGCGATGGTACTGGAGGACAAGTTTTTAGCTCAGGAGATGACAAAGTAACACTTGTACAAGAAACACAGTACTTCATTTGTACCATCGGGCCACATTGTTCTAACGGCGTTAAGGCTGCTGTTACTGccaattaa